In one Pseudomonas sp. SG20056 genomic region, the following are encoded:
- a CDS encoding serine protease, translating into MSMIEPVLLTAARVCTFAGEQLLTNASGFYFARDERLFLVTSRHVMIDEPSRHFPDRVEIEVHTDLHNVAQTTGFSMPLYRDGQSLWRQGCDGAGDVDVAVLEIERAALPESMVYHAFTPEHLLQPQTPVEVGTSLLVVGFPLGFHDTLHHIAVVRHAVVASSFGLRFQGQGYFLTDARTHRGTSGAPVVMRIPDSETDELPWVLLGVHSARLDLGSRDIEVDEALGLNCTWYADILLTLTQ; encoded by the coding sequence ATGTCGATGATCGAACCTGTGCTGCTGACGGCTGCACGCGTCTGTACCTTTGCCGGGGAACAGTTGCTGACCAACGCCAGCGGCTTTTACTTCGCCCGCGATGAGCGTCTGTTCTTGGTAACCAGTCGGCACGTGATGATTGATGAGCCGAGCCGGCATTTTCCCGATCGTGTCGAGATCGAAGTGCACACCGATTTGCACAATGTGGCGCAGACCACCGGCTTCTCCATGCCGCTCTATCGCGATGGCCAGAGCCTCTGGCGGCAGGGCTGCGATGGCGCCGGTGATGTGGATGTGGCGGTGCTGGAGATCGAGCGCGCGGCGCTGCCAGAGAGCATGGTCTATCACGCCTTTACTCCGGAGCATCTGCTGCAGCCGCAAACCCCGGTCGAGGTTGGCACGTCCTTGCTGGTGGTGGGTTTCCCACTGGGTTTTCACGACACCCTGCACCATATCGCGGTGGTGCGGCATGCCGTGGTGGCGTCGTCATTCGGCCTGCGTTTTCAGGGCCAGGGGTACTTTCTGACCGATGCCCGCACACACCGCGGCACCAGTGGTGCGCCAGTGGTAATGCGCATACCGGACAGCGAGACAGATGAGTTGCCATGGGTGCTGCTGGGCGTGCATTCGGCGCGGCTCGATCTGGGTAGCCGGGATATAGAGGTGGACGAGGCCCTAGGGCTCAATTGCACCTGGTATGCCGATATTCTGCTGACCCTGACTCAGTAA
- the oscA gene encoding sulfur starvation response protein OscA — protein sequence MTATLKNLEGQDDASILREIQAALNGLKFGSVEITVHNGQVVQIERKEKFRLPAPSNKIN from the coding sequence ATGACCGCAACCCTAAAAAACCTTGAAGGTCAGGACGACGCCAGCATCCTGCGCGAGATCCAGGCTGCGCTGAATGGCCTGAAGTTCGGCTCGGTGGAAATCACCGTGCACAACGGCCAGGTCGTGCAGATCGAACGCAAGGAAAAGTTTCGTCTGCCAGCCCCAAGCAACAAGATCAACTAA
- a CDS encoding SulP family inorganic anion transporter, whose protein sequence is MPLLRLQSLLPFLRWLPHCSKRSLGKDLLVGLNGAILALPQSIAYALIAGLPPQYGLYAAIVPVLIACLWGSSSFLICGPTAAISIVLFSSVSPMATPGSDHFIALILLLTLLAGVCQWLLGLLRFGALVNFVSHSVVLGFTLGAALVIGIGQLPNLLGLTVTSQATALTSLLNLGEHLAESDWRTLGVAVFTLSISLISRRLWPRAPALLIGIVAASLLVMAWPEQLEHVALVSRFEGSLPPFALLDFNLSHILQLLPAAVACGLLGLVTSLSIARALADKSQQLFDANQEVRAQGLSNILGPWFSGSLSAGSFTRSALNQQAGACSPMAGVFSALLVALFALYGSRLFAYVPIPAMAASILLICWGLFDLTAVKALRRVSHSEFLVMLLTVLATLVLELQSAIYAGVLASLIVYLKRTSQPRVRQWQDGEQEWLCIEGSIFFGACHYLQQRLQRSGAAWVMIDARHINFIDYAGVTMLHQEARRLHSQQRHLVLHHARPQVIDEIRKLEGPERCPVQFA, encoded by the coding sequence ATGCCATTGCTCCGCCTTCAGTCCCTGTTGCCCTTTCTGCGCTGGCTGCCGCATTGCAGCAAACGCAGCCTCGGTAAAGACCTGCTGGTGGGGCTCAACGGCGCCATCCTGGCGCTGCCGCAATCCATCGCCTACGCCCTGATCGCCGGGCTGCCGCCGCAATACGGCTTGTACGCGGCCATCGTGCCGGTGCTGATCGCCTGCCTGTGGGGTTCCTCCAGTTTTCTGATCTGCGGCCCCACCGCCGCGATCTCCATCGTGTTGTTCAGCAGTGTCAGCCCGATGGCGACACCAGGCAGCGACCACTTTATTGCCCTGATTCTGCTGCTGACCCTGTTAGCTGGTGTATGCCAATGGCTGCTCGGCTTGCTGCGCTTCGGCGCGCTGGTGAATTTCGTCTCGCATTCGGTGGTACTCGGCTTCACCCTGGGCGCGGCACTGGTGATCGGCATCGGCCAGTTGCCCAACCTGCTCGGCCTGACGGTTACCAGCCAGGCCACCGCGCTCACAAGCCTGCTCAACCTCGGCGAGCACCTGGCCGAGAGTGACTGGCGCACCCTGGGCGTAGCAGTGTTCACCCTGAGCATCAGCCTGATAAGCAGGCGTTTGTGGCCACGTGCGCCAGCCTTGCTTATTGGGATTGTGGCCGCCAGCCTGCTGGTTATGGCCTGGCCTGAGCAGCTTGAGCACGTCGCACTGGTCAGCCGTTTCGAAGGTAGCCTGCCGCCCTTCGCCCTGCTGGATTTCAACCTCAGCCACATCCTGCAACTGCTGCCTGCGGCCGTGGCCTGCGGATTGCTCGGTCTGGTCACCAGCCTGTCGATTGCCCGCGCCCTGGCAGATAAATCCCAGCAACTGTTCGATGCCAATCAGGAAGTCCGCGCCCAGGGCCTGTCGAATATCCTTGGCCCCTGGTTTAGCGGTTCGCTGTCGGCCGGCTCCTTCACCCGCTCAGCGCTCAACCAGCAAGCCGGTGCCTGCTCGCCCATGGCCGGGGTGTTCTCTGCCCTGCTGGTGGCGTTGTTCGCCCTGTATGGCAGCCGCCTGTTTGCCTATGTGCCGATTCCCGCCATGGCGGCGAGCATTCTGCTGATCTGCTGGGGACTGTTCGACCTCACCGCCGTCAAGGCCCTGAGGCGCGTGAGCCACAGTGAGTTTCTGGTGATGCTGCTGACCGTGCTGGCGACCCTGGTGCTGGAGCTGCAAAGCGCCATCTACGCCGGCGTACTGGCCTCACTGATCGTCTACCTCAAGCGCACTTCACAGCCGCGCGTGCGCCAGTGGCAGGACGGCGAGCAGGAATGGCTGTGTATAGAAGGTTCGATCTTCTTCGGTGCCTGTCATTACCTGCAGCAACGCCTGCAACGCAGCGGTGCAGCGTGGGTAATGATCGACGCGCGGCATATCAACTTTATCGACTACGCCGGCGTCACCATGCTGCACCAGGAAGCACGCCGCCTGCACAGCCAGCAGCGGCATCTGGTGTTGCACCACGCACGGCCACAAGTGATCGACGAAATTCGCAAGCTGGAAGGCCCGGAGCGCTGCCCGGTGCAGTTCGCCTAA
- a CDS encoding DUF4398 domain-containing protein: MNRTSSIVDGMAALRFAGLCAGLLMLSACASPPLPPSQALQAAESAISNAEQARVADYASPELGVAREKLTAANMAVQREEMLLAERLADQSRVEAELALAKSQATKAKVVNDEMQKSTNSLKQEMQRNTGAQQ, from the coding sequence ATGAACAGGACTTCATCCATCGTTGATGGCATGGCTGCGTTGCGTTTTGCCGGCCTTTGCGCCGGGCTGCTGATGCTCAGCGCCTGCGCTTCACCGCCGCTGCCGCCGAGCCAGGCGTTGCAAGCTGCCGAGTCGGCGATCAGCAATGCCGAACAGGCCCGCGTGGCCGATTACGCCTCACCGGAGCTGGGTGTCGCTCGGGAAAAACTGACCGCCGCCAATATGGCTGTGCAGCGTGAGGAGATGCTGCTCGCCGAGCGCCTGGCAGACCAGTCGCGGGTAGAGGCCGAGCTGGCCCTGGCCAAGTCACAGGCGACCAAAGCCAAGGTAGTCAATGACGAAATGCAGAAAAGCACCAACAGCCTGAAACAGGAAATGCAACGCAACACGGGAGCTCAACAATGA
- a CDS encoding sigma-54-dependent transcriptional regulator, which translates to MSQNHFSGQPLLTFPDAEKSPLSIRAKALVFIDPRSRQLRDQVELLATQPLPLLIEGETGTGKELLARHIHRASERPGLFVALSCSGLSSQHAQAELFGYVAGAYQGSASSRAGWFGSANNGTLYLDEIGDLPLPLQAELLSALETGEVLRVGASQPSQADVRLLAATSIDLAQAVAAGKFNERLYGYLSDGRLDLPPLRERIGDILPMAEYFLGIYAQRLSLPLPVISDAAQQRLEAHSWPGNTRELENVIHFALLVSSGEEILSQHLNLTGSVAPLTAIQQGVEQLLGDADPQQLASLRQLLQQTKQRLNQLGG; encoded by the coding sequence ATGAGCCAGAACCATTTCAGTGGCCAGCCGCTGCTGACCTTTCCCGATGCAGAGAAAAGCCCGCTAAGCATCCGCGCCAAGGCGCTGGTGTTTATCGATCCACGTTCCCGGCAGCTGCGCGATCAGGTCGAGCTGCTTGCCACACAACCCTTGCCCCTGCTGATCGAAGGTGAAACCGGTACCGGTAAAGAGTTGTTAGCGCGGCATATCCACCGCGCCAGTGAACGGCCAGGACTGTTTGTTGCACTCAGCTGCAGCGGCCTAAGCAGCCAGCATGCTCAGGCCGAGCTGTTCGGCTATGTCGCCGGCGCCTATCAAGGCAGCGCCAGCAGCCGGGCCGGCTGGTTTGGTTCAGCCAACAACGGCACCCTGTATCTGGATGAAATCGGCGACCTGCCGCTGCCACTACAAGCTGAACTGCTTAGCGCCCTGGAAACCGGTGAAGTGCTGCGGGTCGGCGCCAGCCAGCCGAGCCAGGCAGATGTCAGGCTGCTGGCTGCAACCAGCATCGACCTGGCTCAGGCCGTGGCAGCTGGCAAATTCAATGAGCGGCTATACGGTTATCTCAGCGACGGCCGCCTTGACCTGCCGCCACTGCGTGAACGCATCGGCGATATTCTGCCCATGGCGGAATACTTCCTCGGCATCTACGCCCAGCGCCTGAGTCTGCCGCTGCCAGTCATCAGCGATGCCGCACAGCAGCGCCTAGAGGCCCACAGCTGGCCGGGCAATACCCGCGAGCTGGAGAACGTCATCCACTTCGCCCTGCTGGTCAGCAGCGGTGAGGAAATCCTCAGCCAGCACCTCAACCTGACGGGCAGCGTTGCGCCCCTGACGGCTATTCAGCAGGGCGTTGAACAGTTACTTGGCGATGCCGATCCGCAGCAGCTGGCTAGCCTGCGTCAGTTGCTGCAGCAAACCAAACAGCGCCTGAACCAGCTCGGCGGTTAA
- the choX gene encoding choline ABC transporter substrate-binding protein has translation MHTLRTALIGGLLLAASSYTFAEDASCATVKLGDPGWSDIAVTNGIASFLLDGLGYKAQPQTLAVPIIFAGLQKGQVDVFLGNWMPAQQSNYDKFVSSGEVEQLVENLSGTEYTLAVPTYAYEAGVKTFADLDQHADKFSRKIYGIGSGAPANESIQKMIAADEFGLKDWSLVESSEQAMLVQVGRAVKREQFVVFLGWTPHPMNVQYDMRYLKGGEKYFGASGSVNTLARKGYAAQCPNVGKLLSNLKFTQEMENAIMDKVLSKQASNDEAIKAWLKANPAVVAGWLEGVTSRAGGDGLAAVNAKL, from the coding sequence ATGCACACACTTCGCACAGCACTTATCGGCGGCCTGTTACTGGCCGCCAGCAGCTACACCTTCGCCGAAGACGCCAGTTGCGCCACGGTGAAACTCGGTGATCCGGGTTGGAGTGATATTGCCGTGACCAATGGCATCGCCAGCTTCCTGCTCGACGGTCTGGGCTACAAGGCGCAGCCGCAGACCCTGGCCGTGCCGATCATTTTCGCCGGGCTGCAGAAAGGTCAGGTGGATGTGTTCCTCGGTAACTGGATGCCGGCGCAGCAGAGCAACTACGACAAGTTCGTCAGCAGCGGTGAAGTCGAGCAACTGGTGGAAAACCTCAGCGGCACCGAGTACACCCTGGCCGTGCCTACCTACGCCTATGAGGCTGGGGTGAAAACCTTTGCTGACCTCGATCAGCATGCCGACAAGTTCAGCCGCAAGATCTATGGCATCGGTTCCGGCGCACCGGCCAACGAATCCATCCAGAAGATGATCGCCGCCGACGAATTCGGTCTCAAGGACTGGAGCCTGGTCGAATCCAGTGAACAGGCCATGTTGGTGCAGGTTGGCCGCGCAGTGAAGCGCGAGCAATTTGTGGTGTTCCTGGGCTGGACCCCGCACCCGATGAACGTGCAATACGACATGCGCTACCTCAAGGGCGGCGAGAAGTACTTCGGTGCCAGCGGCAGCGTCAACACCCTGGCCCGCAAAGGCTATGCCGCGCAGTGCCCGAATGTCGGCAAGCTGCTGAGCAACCTGAAATTCACCCAGGAAATGGAGAACGCCATCATGGATAAAGTGCTGAGCAAGCAAGCCAGCAACGATGAGGCAATCAAGGCGTGGCTCAAGGCCAACCCAGCGGTGGTTGCCGGCTGGCTCGAAGGTGTAACCAGCCGCGCTGGCGGTGATGGCCTGGCCGCAGTTAACGCCAAGCTTTGA
- a CDS encoding CsbD family protein, with protein MSRPLAEIIQKNWRKLAGLALIVWDELTLDELIKSEGDAQKLTSLVQQRYDMPREDASKQVMSFFERHRTS; from the coding sequence ATGAGCAGACCCCTTGCCGAAATCATCCAAAAGAACTGGCGCAAACTGGCCGGCCTCGCCCTGATTGTCTGGGACGAATTGACCCTGGATGAACTGATTAAATCCGAAGGCGATGCGCAGAAACTGACCAGCTTGGTGCAGCAGCGCTACGACATGCCCCGCGAGGACGCCAGCAAGCAGGTCATGAGTTTCTTTGAAAGGCACCGCACCAGCTGA
- a CDS encoding sulfate ABC transporter substrate-binding protein, with protein MSIRRFAFAALASALTIAGAAGPVAAAETLLNVSYDPTRELYSEFNAAFNKHWQAQGNEAITIQQSHGGSGKQARAVIDGLRADVVTLALAGDIDELYKLGKLIPENWQERLPQSSTPYTSTIVFLVRKGNPQGIKDWDDLVKPGVDVITPNPKTSGGARWNFLAAWAYAQQKYGSEAKAQEFVGQLYKNVPVLDTGARGSTITFVNNQIGDVLLAWENEAFLALKEEGGDNFEIVAPSLSILAEPPVAVVDVNVDKKGTRNVAEAYLNYLYSDEGQRLAAKHFYRPRNQAVAAEFAKQFPALTLVTIDKDFNGWKTAQPKFFNDGGVFDQIYQAQ; from the coding sequence ATGTCCATTCGCCGTTTTGCCTTTGCCGCCCTCGCCAGCGCACTGACTATTGCCGGGGCCGCAGGCCCGGTTGCCGCCGCTGAAACCCTGCTCAACGTGTCCTACGACCCGACCCGCGAGCTGTACAGTGAATTCAACGCCGCGTTCAACAAGCACTGGCAAGCCCAGGGCAATGAAGCCATTACCATCCAGCAGTCCCACGGTGGCTCGGGCAAGCAGGCCCGTGCGGTAATCGATGGCCTGCGTGCTGACGTGGTAACCCTGGCCCTGGCCGGTGATATCGATGAGCTGTACAAGCTCGGCAAGCTGATCCCCGAGAACTGGCAGGAGCGCCTGCCGCAATCGAGCACGCCCTACACCTCGACCATTGTGTTTCTGGTGCGCAAGGGCAACCCGCAAGGCATCAAAGACTGGGATGACCTGGTCAAACCGGGCGTGGACGTGATCACCCCGAACCCGAAAACTTCCGGCGGTGCGCGCTGGAACTTCCTTGCGGCCTGGGCTTATGCCCAGCAGAAATACGGTAGCGAAGCCAAGGCGCAAGAGTTTGTTGGCCAGCTCTACAAGAACGTGCCGGTACTCGACACCGGTGCCCGTGGTTCGACCATCACTTTTGTTAACAACCAGATCGGCGACGTGCTGCTGGCCTGGGAAAACGAAGCCTTCCTGGCATTGAAGGAAGAGGGCGGCGACAACTTCGAGATCGTTGCTCCGTCGCTGTCGATCCTGGCTGAGCCGCCGGTGGCTGTAGTCGATGTAAACGTCGACAAGAAAGGCACGCGCAACGTGGCTGAGGCCTACCTCAACTACCTGTACAGCGATGAAGGTCAGCGCCTGGCGGCCAAGCACTTCTACCGTCCGCGTAACCAGGCCGTCGCCGCCGAGTTCGCCAAGCAGTTCCCGGCGCTGACGCTGGTGACCATCGACAAGGACTTCAACGGTTGGAAAACCGCACAGCCGAAGTTCTTCAATGACGGTGGGGTGTTCGACCAGATCTATCAGGCGCAGTGA
- a CDS encoding choline sulfate utilization transcriptional regulator, with protein MFKSIDGVSLDVLRVFESAARQLSFTAAASELGTSQPAISQQIKRLEQQLATRLFDRVYRGIVLTDAGELLLRYVQDGLQSLDAGLQAVTAQQQHEVLQVATDFAFAAYWLMPRLQRFHQLHPEVDVSLITSERDQGALPAEIDVAINFGDGRFKHAEAQLLFREEVFPVCSPQLLKGQTLPLPPAALASLPLLHLRPENRSRWFDWAGLFRAFGLQQTPSPGSLRFDNYTLLIQAAIAGQGVAIGWRHLVDELLTQNLLCRVGDEVAHSELGYYLVLPERKRRQRLTQVFVDWLQAELAKGPGV; from the coding sequence ATGTTTAAAAGCATCGATGGCGTGTCGCTGGATGTGCTGCGGGTGTTCGAATCCGCCGCGCGTCAGCTGAGCTTTACCGCCGCAGCCAGCGAGCTGGGCACCAGCCAGCCGGCGATCAGTCAGCAGATCAAACGCCTGGAGCAGCAGCTGGCCACGCGTCTGTTTGATCGGGTCTACCGCGGCATTGTCCTCACTGATGCCGGCGAGCTGTTGCTGCGCTATGTGCAGGACGGCCTGCAGAGCCTGGATGCCGGTCTGCAGGCCGTAACTGCGCAACAGCAGCATGAGGTGCTGCAGGTGGCCACCGACTTTGCCTTTGCCGCCTACTGGCTGATGCCGCGCTTGCAGCGTTTCCACCAGCTTCATCCGGAGGTGGATGTCAGCCTGATTACCAGCGAGCGTGATCAGGGCGCGCTGCCGGCGGAGATCGATGTGGCGATCAACTTCGGCGATGGCCGCTTCAAGCACGCCGAGGCGCAGCTGCTATTTCGCGAAGAGGTGTTCCCGGTGTGCAGCCCGCAACTGCTCAAGGGGCAAACGTTGCCTTTGCCACCGGCTGCGCTGGCCAGCTTGCCGCTGCTGCATCTGCGCCCGGAAAACCGTTCGCGCTGGTTCGATTGGGCGGGACTGTTTCGCGCTTTTGGCCTGCAGCAAACCCCCAGCCCAGGCAGTCTGCGTTTCGACAACTACACGCTGCTGATTCAGGCGGCCATCGCCGGGCAGGGCGTGGCCATCGGCTGGCGGCATCTGGTCGATGAACTGCTGACGCAGAACCTGTTGTGCCGCGTGGGCGATGAAGTCGCGCATTCGGAACTGGGTTACTACCTGGTGCTGCCCGAGCGTAAACGCCGCCAGCGTTTGACTCAGGTGTTTGTCGATTGGCTGCAAGCCGAACTGGCCAAGGGGCCAGGCGTTTAA
- a CDS encoding alpha/beta hydrolase — protein MRNQTIRYLIVPGWQGSADEHWQSHWQRSLPNSARVEQADWLNPKREDWVAELQRSIASDPRPTILIAHSLGCITVAHWAAQAPLESLRRVRAALLVAPADVERANCPPALQNFAPIPQHSLPFPSQLVGSDNDTAASAKRAIKLAHHWGSDVAILSGAGHINVKSGHQRWEQGFAYLYRLQSRIEQADRRRA, from the coding sequence ATGCGCAACCAAACTATCCGTTACCTGATAGTGCCGGGCTGGCAAGGATCGGCCGACGAGCATTGGCAGAGTCACTGGCAGCGCAGCCTGCCGAACAGCGCCCGGGTAGAACAGGCCGACTGGCTAAACCCCAAGCGTGAAGACTGGGTCGCCGAACTGCAGCGCAGCATCGCCAGCGACCCACGCCCGACCATCCTGATTGCCCATAGCCTGGGCTGCATCACCGTGGCGCATTGGGCCGCGCAGGCACCGCTGGAATCGCTGCGCCGGGTGAGGGCCGCGCTCCTGGTCGCCCCTGCCGATGTGGAACGAGCTAACTGCCCACCAGCGCTGCAGAACTTTGCCCCGATTCCCCAGCACTCACTGCCCTTCCCCAGCCAGTTGGTGGGCTCGGACAACGACACCGCTGCGAGTGCTAAGCGGGCTATTAAGCTGGCCCATCACTGGGGCAGTGATGTGGCGATTCTCAGCGGCGCTGGGCATATCAATGTGAAGTCGGGGCATCAGCGTTGGGAGCAAGGTTTCGCCTACCTCTATCGCCTGCAGAGCCGGATCGAACAAGCCGACCGCCGCCGCGCCTGA
- the betC gene encoding choline-sulfatase, whose product MKRPNILFIMADQMAAPILPLHDAASPIQMPNLMRLAAEAVVFDAAYCNSPLCAPSRFTLVSGQLPSKIGAYDNAADFPADVPTYAHYLRRLGYRTALSGKMHFCGPDQLHGYEERLTSDIYPADYGWAVNWDEPDMRASWYHNMSSVLQAGPCVRTNQLDFDEEVVFKAQQYLYDHVRGDGEQPFCLTVSMTHPHDPYTIPSEFWDLYRDEDIPLPRHTIAQNEQDPHSKRLMRVIDLWDKPLPEQKIKDARRAYFGACSYIDSNIGKLLKTLKECNLSDNTIIVFSGDHGDMLGERGLWYKMHWFEMAARVPLLVHAPKQFAARRVSQNVSTMDLLPTLVELAGGTLQADLPLDGRSLLAHLEGRLGHDEVIGEYMAEGSISPLMMIRQGEWKFIYSEHDPLLLFNLRHDPQERENLAESAEHQSRLADFINQAQARWDMQAIHQATLASQRRRRFVASALTQGHLTSWDHQPMVDASQQYMRNHIDLDDLERRARFPQP is encoded by the coding sequence ATGAAACGACCGAACATCCTCTTTATCATGGCCGATCAGATGGCCGCGCCGATTCTGCCGCTGCACGATGCCGCCTCACCGATCCAGATGCCCAACCTGATGCGCCTGGCCGCCGAAGCTGTGGTGTTCGATGCGGCCTACTGCAACAGCCCGCTCTGCGCGCCGTCGCGCTTCACCTTGGTCAGCGGCCAATTGCCCTCGAAGATCGGCGCTTACGACAACGCCGCCGACTTCCCCGCCGATGTACCGACTTATGCCCATTACCTGCGCCGCCTGGGCTATCGCACCGCGCTGTCGGGCAAGATGCATTTCTGCGGCCCGGACCAACTGCATGGCTATGAAGAACGCCTGACCAGCGACATCTACCCCGCCGACTACGGCTGGGCGGTGAACTGGGATGAGCCGGACATGCGCGCCAGCTGGTACCACAACATGTCCTCGGTGCTGCAGGCCGGGCCGTGCGTGCGCACCAACCAGCTGGATTTCGATGAGGAGGTGGTATTCAAGGCCCAGCAGTACCTCTATGACCACGTGCGCGGCGATGGCGAGCAACCCTTCTGCCTGACCGTGTCGATGACTCACCCGCATGACCCCTACACCATCCCGAGCGAGTTCTGGGACCTCTACCGCGATGAGGACATCCCACTGCCGCGCCACACCATTGCGCAGAATGAGCAAGACCCACACTCGAAACGCCTGATGAGAGTTATCGATCTGTGGGACAAGCCGCTGCCCGAGCAGAAGATCAAGGACGCCCGCCGCGCCTACTTCGGTGCCTGCAGCTATATCGACAGCAATATCGGCAAGCTGCTGAAAACCCTCAAGGAGTGCAACCTGAGCGACAACACCATCATCGTGTTCTCCGGCGACCACGGCGACATGCTTGGCGAGCGTGGCCTCTGGTACAAGATGCACTGGTTTGAAATGGCCGCCCGCGTGCCGCTGCTGGTGCATGCACCCAAGCAATTCGCCGCGCGCCGGGTAAGCCAGAACGTCTCGACCATGGACCTACTGCCGACTCTGGTGGAACTGGCCGGCGGCACGCTGCAAGCCGACCTGCCGCTGGACGGCCGCTCGCTGCTGGCGCACCTCGAAGGTCGCCTGGGGCATGATGAAGTGATTGGCGAATACATGGCCGAAGGCAGCATCAGCCCGCTGATGATGATCCGCCAGGGCGAGTGGAAATTTATCTATTCAGAACACGACCCCCTGCTGCTGTTCAACCTGCGCCACGACCCGCAAGAGCGCGAAAACCTGGCAGAGTCCGCCGAGCACCAAAGCCGGCTGGCTGACTTTATCAACCAGGCCCAGGCGCGCTGGGACATGCAGGCGATTCATCAGGCCACTCTGGCCAGCCAGCGTCGCCGGCGTTTTGTTGCCAGCGCCCTGACCCAGGGGCACCTGACCAGCTGGGACCATCAGCCAATGGTCGATGCCAGCCAACAGTACATGCGCAACCACATTGATCTCGACGACCTCGAACGTCGCGCCCGTTTTCCGCAACCCTGA
- a CDS encoding OmpA family protein: MNLAHNAKHLLLVSAISLALAGCAAKPSMPEGAADVRGKLTRLQADPQLNTRAPVALKAAEDAVIVAEQPRKDQDAEQALGQHLVVMADRKVEIATALAQTRFYEDQRKILSQQREGARLDSRTLEADQAQLQNSQLQQQIDELNAKQTERGLVMTLGDLLFATGRSELRAGTANNLGKLAIFLGQHPERQVLIEGHTDNVGSEEMNLSLSQRRADSVMHYLTYQGVSPSRLGASGKGESMPVAGNESASGRQMNRRVEIIISHDMASQR; this comes from the coding sequence ATGAACCTTGCTCATAACGCGAAGCACCTGCTGCTGGTCAGCGCAATCAGCCTTGCGCTGGCCGGCTGCGCCGCTAAACCGAGCATGCCGGAAGGCGCCGCCGATGTGCGCGGCAAGCTCACCCGCTTGCAAGCCGATCCACAGCTGAATACTCGCGCGCCTGTCGCGCTCAAGGCTGCTGAAGATGCGGTGATCGTTGCCGAGCAGCCGCGTAAGGATCAGGACGCAGAGCAGGCCTTGGGCCAGCATCTGGTGGTGATGGCTGACCGCAAAGTGGAAATCGCCACGGCGCTGGCGCAGACACGCTTCTACGAGGATCAGCGTAAAATCCTCAGCCAGCAGCGTGAAGGCGCGCGTCTGGATTCGCGCACCCTCGAGGCCGATCAGGCGCAGCTGCAGAACAGCCAGTTGCAGCAACAGATTGATGAGCTGAATGCCAAGCAAACCGAACGTGGTTTGGTCATGACCCTGGGTGATCTGCTATTCGCTACCGGGCGCTCGGAGTTGCGTGCAGGTACGGCCAATAACCTCGGCAAGCTGGCGATTTTTCTCGGCCAGCATCCTGAGCGCCAAGTACTGATTGAAGGGCATACCGATAACGTCGGCAGCGAAGAAATGAACCTCAGCCTGTCGCAACGTCGCGCCGACTCGGTGATGCATTACCTGACCTATCAGGGGGTTTCCCCAAGCCGCCTGGGTGCTTCGGGCAAGGGCGAGAGCATGCCAGTTGCCGGTAATGAGTCGGCTTCAGGTCGGCAGATGAACCGCCGAGTGGAAATCATCATCAGCCATGACATGGCATCACAACGCTGA